The sequence AGACCGCCGCGGCGGTGTTCACCGCCATGGGCACGGTCACCGACCGGCTGGGCGACCAGCTCACAGGGGGGACAGGGGCGCTGGCCGACGACGCGGGCACCGGCGTCGGGATGCTGGCCGTGGCGCTGTTCGTGTCGTTCGTGCTCGCCGCGGCTGTCGTGTTCGTGATCGCCCGGCAGCTGCTGCGCTCGCTGAAGATCTTGAGGAACACCGCGCTGGAGGTCGCCGAGCACGAGTTGCCCGAGGCCGTGCAGGCGATCCAGGAGGGCCACACCGACGACACCGAGATCAACCCCGTGCCGATCTCCACCCGTGACGAGATCGGTGAGGTGGCCAGGGCGTTCGACGCCGTGCACAGCGAGGCGCTGCGGCTGGCGGCAGAGCAGGCCGGGATGCGCGCCGGATACGCGTCCGTGTTCGTCAACCTCTCCCGCCGGAGCCAGAGCCTCGTGCAGCGGCAGCTCCAGCTGATCGAACGGCTCGAGCGCGACGAGGAGGACGCCGACCAGCTCGCCACGCTGTTCCAGCTCGACCATCTCGCCACCCGGATGCGCCGCAACAACGAGAATCTGATGGTGCTCTCCGGCGCCGAGCCCGCGCGCCGGTCCGGCCAGCCGGTGAGCGCCACCGACGTGTTACGCGCAGCGGTGTCGGAGATCGAGCAGTACCAGCGGGTCACGGTGCGCACCCCTCCGCCGGTCAGCGTGGTCGGTTACGCGGCGGGCGACCTCATCAGGCTCGTGGCGGAGCTGCTCGACAACGCCACCGCCTTCTCCGCGCCCGAGACGCAGGTGACCGTGGCGACGCGGCAGCTCGATGACGCGTCGTTGTCCATCGACATCCTCGACAAGGGCATCGGCATGAACGAGGCCGAGGTCGCCGAAGCCAACGAGCGGCTCTCCGAGGCAGGCACGATCGATCGCACCACGTCGCGCCGGATGGGGCTGTTCGTGGTGGGAAGGCTCGCGAGCAGGCACGGATTCGGCGTCGAGCTGCACGGTGGCAAGGACATCGTCGGAGTGCGAGCCACCGTCGCCGTCCCCGCGGAGCTCGTGACGGATGAGCAAGCTCCGTATCCGGTGGCGGACGCGCTGGCAGGGGGACCGGCGAACGCCGCCGGTGCTGTCCGGACTCCGGGAACGACGGTTGCGGAGGCCGGTGGCGGAGCGGTGCCGGAGAGGCCGCTCCCCGCGGGGACGCTGGACACGCCGGGAGGTCCGCTGCCCCGGAGAAGGCCGGGCCGCAGCGCGGCAGCACGATCGGCGTCGCCCGGTGGCGACGGCGCGGCAGCGCAGGCCGTACCGGGCAACGAGATGGCCGGATCGGCCTTGTTCACCCCCGCAGGGTGGGACGAGGCCGCAGAGGGCGGCCCGACCCCACCCCGGCAGCCCGCGCCGGGCGGGGTCACGGCACAGGCGGGTGACGGCGCGCAGGCCGACGTCGTGACACCGGCCTGGCCTTCGGAGGCGCAGGCCGCCGAACATGCGAGGGCCAGTGAGGGCCTGGCCGCAGCCCGACGCGACAGGGAACGTGGGGGCGACCGCAGCGGCGAACCACTGTCCGGCAGCAAGCTCTTCGAGGCGAACAGCACGGCGGTCAACGACTGGTGGAGTGCTGCCGTCACCGAGACGGACTCGGGGGTTCCGACCGAGGAACAGCGGAGGGCCCGCAAGGCGGCCGTGGACAACGCCGAGACGACCCCGATCTTCGACGAGATGGTGTCGGCGTGGTTCCGCAAGGTCACCGACGCCGCGGGCAGCGGGTCTCCCGAGGAGAGCGGCAACTGGGAGTTCGCCGCCGACCGGACCTGGAAGACCGTGCAGGAGGTCTCGCAACGCGAGGCTCCCTCGGAGTTCACCGAGGCCGGTCTGCCCCGCCGCAAACGAGGTGAGCGGCTGCTGCCCGGCAGCGCCACGCCCGGTGGTGGTGAGAGCGCTGAACGGTCGTCCGGCGAGTCTCAGCAGCGCCGCCCGCGCGACCCCGCCGACGTCCTCGGCAGGCTCAGCAGCTTTCAGCAGGGCGTCACGAGGGGGCGGCGGCATCGCAGGGAGGACGCGCCCGGCGACGGCGAGCAGGGAGAAGACCAGGCGGTGCGGCCGAGGCGTGTCAGGCCGGGAGCCGCCGCCGACGAGCCAAGCGCCACGGAGACAACCGACGTCGTGGCCGGTGGGGCGGGGCTGTTCACCGACAACTCACGACCTTCCACCGATTCGCCCGAGAGGGCGGGCGAGGCTCCCGACGGCGGTCCCGCCGGAACGCGCGCGCCCGAGCACGGCGCCGCGAGCTGGGCTTTCGCTGTCGATGAGCGCTGGAGAGCGGTTGACGAGGTGTCCCGTGCCGAGCCGGCGAGCTACACCGCGTCCGGTTTGCCTCGGCGACGGCGTGGGGAGAGGCTGCTTCCCGGCAGCGCGGCCCCCGAGGGGCAGGCCGAGCCGCGCCGGAGGCTGCCGAGGGACCCCGCAGACGTGCGAGGGAGGCTGGCAAGCTTTCAACAGGGAGTCCGCAGAGGTCGGCATCACACCGCAAGTGAGACCGGCAACGCAGACGGAAGACTGGAGGGTGAATGACCGTGGCGGATCGCTCTGCGCCCCAGCAGAACCAGTTCGGATGGCTGGTGAACGACTTCGCCGAGCGGGTGCCGGGTGTCGCGCACGCCGTCGTGGTTTCGGCGGACGGCCTTCTGCTGACGTCGTCGAACCGGTTGCCGCTCGACCGCGCCGACCAGCTCGCGGCGGTCGCGTCCGGGCTGGTCAGCCTCACGCAGGGTGCGGCACGGTGTTTCGAGGCGGGCGCCGTGACCGAGACCGTGGTGGAGATGGAACTCGGGATCATGGTGCTCATGTCGATCAGCGACGGCTCGTGCCTCGCCGTGCTCGCCGCTCCGAACTGCGACATCGGCCAGGTCGCCTACGAGATGACGCTGCTGGTGGAGCGCGTGGGGCAGCTCCTCACCCCGGAACTCCGGGCTCAGCTCCAGGGGTCGAGCGGACCTCGGATCGGCGAACCGGTGGGATGACCGCGCGATGAGCCCGGGGCCCCCGACTCCCCGTGACGAGCCTGCCTCCACCAGGGCGCGGGCAGGGAAGGGCGGGGCTGCCCGGGGTTCCGGGCAGGCGGGGCCAGGGAACGGACACGGCGAGAACGGAACGAGCATCAAGGAGCAGCCTGTGGCAGTCGAAGCTTTCCCGTTGCAGCCGGCGGAGGAGACCGGGTTCGTCCGTCCTTACGCCCTCACCGGTGGCCGGACCAAGGCGAATCACCACCTGGAACTGGAGACACTGATCTCGACGCGTGCCGCGGCGCTCCTCGCGGTGCCCGACCAGATCGAGCTTCAGGTGATCATGGAAGAATGTCGTACCCCGCAGTCGGTTGCGGAGATCGCCTCACGGCTTCGGGTACCACTGGGCGTGGCTCGGGTGCTGATCAGCGATGCTGCCGATGCGGGACTGGTCACCGTGCACAGGACCGTCTCTGGTGACGAAGGCGCCGAGGCGCACCTGACGTTGATGGAAAGGGTGTTGAGTGGACTCCGCCGGCTTTAAGGCACCGCGCGAAGCCGCGCCGAAGACGATGACGTCCGCCAAGATCGTCGTGGCGGGCGGGTTCGGCGCCGGCAAGACGACGTTTGTCGGCTCGGTGTCCGAGATCGTTCCGTTGACCACCGAGGCGATGATGACCGATGCGAGTACCGGCATCGACGACCTTGAGGCGACGCCGAACAAGGCGACCACGACCGTCGCCATGGACTTCGGCAGAGTGTCGCTCGACAAGGATCTCATCCTGTATCTGTTCGGCACGCCCGGACAGCAGCGCTTCTGGTTCATGTGGGACGACCTCGTGCGCGGGGCCATCGGCGCGGTGGTGCTGGCGGACACCCGGCGGCTGGCCGACTCGTTCGCGCCGGTTGACTTCTTCGAGGACCGCGGCCTTCCGTACATCGTCGGGGTCAACACGTTCGACGGGGTGCTCCAGCACGACCTGAACGATGTTCGCGAGGCGCTGTCCATCGACCCGGGTATCCCGATCGTGCGGTGCGATGCCCGCGACAGGGAGTCCACCAAGCAGACGCTCATCACGCTGGTGGAGTACGCGATGCGGCAGTGGATCGCGCTGAGGGCGGCGAACTCCGCGTCGTGAACGGACGCTGACGCCAGTGAGTGTGAGGTCCGCATCACGGTGTGCGTCGGTTCTCAAAAAGTAGGAAGTCCAAGTATTTTGGAGGTATGACCTCCGAACTCCATCGACCCGCGCACCCAGTCCGGTTCGTGACCGCTGCGAGCCTGTTCGACGGTCACGACGCGTCGATCAACATCATGCGGCGCATCCTCCAGTCGCAGGGTGCCGAGGTGGTGCATCTCGGGCACAACCGCTCGGTTGACGAGGTGGTGACAGCCGCCATCTCGGAGGACGTCCAGGGTGTCGCCATCAGCGCCTATCAGGGCGGGCACGTCGAGTACTTCACCTACCTCGTTGACCTGCTGAGGGAACGCGGGGCCGGGCACATCCGCGTCTACGGCGGTGGCGGCGGGGTCATCGTGCGCGAGGAGATCGAGCTGCTGCACTCGCGCGGCGTCGCCCGGATCTTCTCCCCGGACGACGGCCTCGAACTCGGCCTCCCCGGCATGATCAACCTGATGATCCGGGAGTGCGACGTGGACCTGTCCACCGAGCAGACCGGCTCTGTGGACGCGCTCGTCGCCGGTGACATGCCGACGCTCGCGCGCACCATCACCCGTCTTCAGCAGGGGGTGCTGCCCGAGGACTGGCGGGCGGCCATCGCCGAGGCCGCGGCGGCCCGCTCGGTGCCAGTGCTGGGGATCACCGGCACCGGTGGCTCCGGCAAGTCGTCGTTGACCGACGAGCTGATCCGCCGCTTTCGGCTCGACCAGGAGGACAAGCTGAGGATCGCGGTACTCGCCGTCGATCCCACCCGCCGTCGTGGTGGCGGTGCGCTGCTCGGTGACCGGATCCGCATGAACAGCCTGACCGGCGACCGGGTCTACTTCCGTTCGCTCGCCACCCGGGGTGCGGGTTCGGAGATCCCCACCGGGCTCGACGACGCGGTGCTGGCGTGCAAGGCCGCAGGGTACGACCTGGTGGTCGTCGAGACGCCCGGCATCGGGCAGGGCGACGCGGGCATCGTCGATCACGTCGATCACACGCTGTACGTGATGACGCCCGAGTTCGGTGCCGCGTCGCAGCTCGAAAAGATCGACATGCTCGACTTCGCCGACGTCGTGGCCATCAACAAGTTCGAGCGTCGTGGAGCGGAGGACGCCCGCCGTGACGTGGCACGTCAGATGATCCGCAACCGCGAGGCGTTCGGAGCCTCTCCTGAGGACATGCCGGTCTTCGGGACGAGCGCCGCGAAGTTCAACGACGACGGAGTCACCGCGCTCTACCAGCACCTGCGCGAGCTGCTCGCCGAGAACGGGCTTTCCGTGTCGGCCGGCGTGCTGCCGCAGGTGGAAGGCAAGGTGTCCACCGATACCAGTGTCGTCATCCCGGGCAACCGCACCCGCTACCTCGCCGAGATCGCCGACACCGTGCGGCGCTATCACGAGCGCACCCGCAGGCAGGTGGAGGCCGTGCGCAGGCGGGCACAGCTGGAAGCGGCGCGGGACGCGCTCGCGGAGGAGAACGCCTCCACCGGCGACCTCGACCGGCTGCTGGAGAAGGCGAACGCGGCGATCGACGCGGACACGACCGCGCTGCTGGAGAGCTACGACGAGCTGGCCGAGCAGTACCGGGGCTCCGAACTCGTGTTCACCGTGCGGGACAGGGAGATCCGCACTTCGCTGTGGCGGGACACGCTGTCGGGCAGCCGGATTCCCAGGGTGGCGCTGCCGCGCTACACCGAGCCGGGTGAGCTGCTGTCGTTCCTCCGCCGCGAGCACCTGCCCGGCTACTTCCCGTTCACCGCGGGGGTCTTCCCGTTCAAGCGGGACGGCGAGGACCCGGCGCGGATGTTCGCGGGCGAGGGCGACGCCTTCCGGACCAACCGGCGGTTCAAGTACCTGTCCTCCGATTCCGAGGCCAAGCGGCTGTCCACGGCGTTCGACTCGGTGACGCTTTACGGCTGGGACCCGGACACGCGGCCCGACATCTACGGCAAGGTGGGAACCTCCGGTGTGTCCATCGCCACGCTCGCGGACATGAAGGCCCTCTACGACGGGTTCGACCTCACGGCGCCGACCACGTCGGTGTCGATGACCATCAACGGCCCCGCGCCGACGATCCTGGCGTTCTTCCTCAACACGGCCATCGACCAGCGGATGGACGCCTTCCGCTCCGAACACGGCAGGGAACCCACGGAGGACGAGGCCGCCGAGATCCGCGCGTGGACGTTGCGCCAGGTGCGCGGCACCGTGCAGGCCGACATCCTCAAGGAGGATCAGGGGCAGAACACCTGCATTTTCTCCACCGAGTTCTCGCTGCGGATGATGTCGGACATCCAGGAGTGGTTCATCGCCAACGGTGTCCGCAACTTCTACTCGGTGTCGATCTCGGGCTACCACATCGCCGAGGCGGGGGCGAACCCCATCACGCAGCTCGCGTTCACCCTGGCCAACGGCTTCACCTACGTCGAGTCGTACCTGGCGCGGGGCATGCACATCGACGACTTCGCGCCGAACCTGTCGTTCTTCTTCTCCAACGGCATGGACGCGGAGTACTCGGTGCTCGGTCGTGTCGCCCGCCGGATCTGGGCGGTCGCCATGCGCGACCGCTACGGCGCGAACGAACGGTCGCAGAAGCTCAAGTACCACGTGCAGACGTCCGGAAGGTCGCTGCACGCCCAGGAGATGAGCTTCAACGACATCCGCACGACGTTGCAGGCGCTGTGCGCCCTGTACGACAACGCGAACTCGCTGCACACCAACGCCTACGACGAGGCGATCACCACGCCGACGGAGAGTTCGGTGCGCAGGGCGCTGGCGATCCAGATGATCATCAACAAGGAGTGGGGGCTTTCGAAGAACGAGAACCCGCTCCAGGGCTCGTTCATCATCGACGAACTCACCGATCTGGTCGAGGAGGCCGTGCTCACCGAGTTCGAGCGCATCACCGAGCGCGGTGGCGTGCTCGGTGCGATGGAGACCGGCTACCAGCGCGGCAAGATCCAGGACGAGTCGATGCTCTACGAGCGGCTCAAGCACGACGGTTCGCTGCCGATCGTCGGCGTCAACATGTTCCGCAATCCCCACCCGGAGTCCGACGAAGTGGAGGTGGAGCTGGCTCGGGCGACCGAGGAGGAGAAGCAGTCGCAGTTGCGGCGGCTCGCCGACTTCCACGATCGGCACCACGACGAGGCCCAGCGGGCGCTGGAGCGGCTGCGGGAGGCGGCGGCCGGTGGCGAGAACGTCTTCGCGGTCCTCATGGACGCCGCGCGGGTGTGCTCGCTGGGGCAGATCACCCATGCCTTCTTCGAGGTCGGAGGGCAATACCGCCGCAACGTGTGACGAAGGGGAACAAACTCGGACCCTCTGTGGTTGGCCGGTGACAACGGTTCGGCATCGCGGCGGTCGCGGCCGGCAGGCCCAGTTCCGCTCGGCCGTGGTGTGCGAAGCGACCGACCCGCCAGCCGTCCGTGCTCGCCGACCCGCGCCGTGTTCACACATCGGCACGGGTTGCGGCGCGCGGGTAGTTTCGCCTGACACCGAAAGGATCGAGACGAGATGGGGACGACACGTGGGTGATGTGCAGATCGGCATCGCGGCGGCGCTGGAGCAGTTCTCTCCCCGGGAGTCCGTCGAGCTGGCCGCGCTGGCTGAGCGACACGGCTTCTCGGGGCAGATGGCCGCCGACCATTTCCAGCCGTGGGTACCGGCGCAGGGACAGGCATCCTTCGTGTGGAGTGTGCTCGCCTCGCTCGCCGAGAACACCACAGGAGACCTCGGCCCCGGCGTGACGTGCCCTTCGTTCCGACAGCACCCGGCGCTGGTGGCGCAGGCGGCGGCCACGTTGGAGGCGACCTATCCCGGGCGCACCTGGCTCGGCATCGGCTCGGGTGAGGCGCTCAACGAGCACGTCATCGGCGGGTACTGGCCGGAGGCTCCCGAGCGGGTGCGCCGCATGTTCGAGGCCCTCGACATCATCCGCAAACTGTTCAGCGGCAAGGACGTCAAGCACAGTGGTGAGTTCTTCAAGCTGCACACCACTCGCTTGTGGACACTGCCGGACACCCCGCCGCCCGTCTACATCGCCTCAGCGGGCCCGTACACGTCGCGCAAGACAGGGGAACTCGCCGACGGACTGATCACGCCTGGCGCGTCGCTGGACAAGCTCGCCGGCATCCTCGACAACTTCGCCACCGGCGCGCGGAAAGCGGGCAAGGACCCCGACAGCATGCCGAAGTTGTTGCAGGTTCACCTTTCCTGGGCGGCCACGGACGAACAGGCGTGGCGCAACGCGCTGGAGCAGTGGCCCAACGGCGGGATGAAGTTCCCCAAGGCCGACATCCGGTCGCCGTTCGACTTCGAGCAGATGGCCAAGCTGGTGCGCAGGGAAGACTTCGAGGGGCGCATGGTGGTCTCGTCCGATCCCGACGTGCATCGTGCGGCGCTTCAGCGGTACGTCGATGCCGGGTTCACGCGCATCTACGTCCACAATGTCGGGCGCAATCAGAAGGAGTGGCTCGAGGTTTTCGGCCGCGAGGTGCTGCCCAAGCTGAGGGCCTGACGGCGTCCGGTGCTCGTCACCGGCCGCTGTCAGCGGTGCGCGTGGACCCAGTCGAGGAACCGCTGCACACCCCGCACGACGTGGGCGCTGCGGATGGAGGGGAAGAGGTCGAAGGCGTGCTGCGCGCCGGGGATCTCCGCGTAGGCGACCGGCTGCGCGGACACGTCGCGCAGCCGTCGCACGAACTCTCGGGCTTCCCGGACGGGAACCAGTGTGTCGTGCTCGCCGTGGATCACGAAGAACGGCGGCGCGGACCGGGTGATGCGGTCCAGCGGTGAGGCGGCGACGTAGTCGTCCAGCGACAGCCTCGGGTCCGTTCCCACGACGTAGCGGGCGAGCAGGTACCGCAAGCGGTCCTCGCTCGCCCGTGCCCCGCTGGTGGCCGCGAAGTCGTACACGCCGTAGTGGGGCACGCAGGCCTGCACGTGCGTGTCGGCGTCCTCGAAACCCGGCTGGAACGCCGGGTCGTTCGGCGTCAGCGCGAGCAGCGCGGCGAGGTGGCCTCCCGCCGATCCTCCGGTGGCGGCCACGAACGACGGGTCACCGCCGTAGTCGCCGATCGACTTCCGCACCCAGGCGAGCGCCCTCTTGGCCGCCACGATGTGCTGTGGCCAGCGCGCGGTGGGGGAGAGCGGGTAGTTGATCGCGACGCAGACCCACCCGCGTGCGGCCATGTGCAGCATGAGCGGCACGCCCTGCTGCCCCTTGTTCCCCGACACCCATGCCCCGCCGTGGACCTGGAGCAGTACCGGCCGGCCAGAACCCGGCCGCCTCGGCCGGTGGATGTCGAGCAGGAATCGCTTGCCGCCCTGGAAGTAGGCGATGTCCCGGTCCGTGCGGACGTCCGGATGGCGCACGCGGAACGGAAGCACCAGCTGTCCCCATGGCGTGGCGAGGTCGGAAGGGGAGGGCGGTGGCCGGAGCATGCCGGTGTAGCCGGGGCCGAGCGCGTCGGCGAGTGCCTGCTCCACGACCCCTCGTGCCCGTTGCGCCGAAGTGATCAGTGAGCCGAGTCCCGCGACCGACAGCGCGGCGGCGGCAAGCCCCGCGCGGTCGGCCTGCCGGGTTCCCCGGAGTGCGAGGTGTGCGGCTGTGTCCGTGAGGGTCAGGGCGAGCAGGTGAGGTGCCAGCTCGGAGGTGAGCCACCCGGTGACGAACGACGGGAACCCCCAGTGGGTCCCGTGCAGTGGGTGCAGCGCGTTGGCCGTCAACGCGAGCTGGGCAGCGCGGCGAGCCCGGAACGACAGGCGCATGCGGCCGAGACTACGAGTGTGGCCCTCGTCGCGCCGCCCCGCGTGCACCAGCGTGCGTGATCTTTCACCTGGCTGACCGCTGGTGGGATGAAGCGCGTTGATGCCACGGTGGAGACCTCCGGGTGCGGGCAGGCGTGGGTGCCCGGGTGGCTTCCGGGCAGGAGGCATCGATGGGCATTCCGACGGCCGTGGCGTGGGGTGCGACCGCCGTGTTCGGCGTGCTTCTCAGACCGTGCTTGTCGAGGCTGGTCCGGCTGGACTACGCCACGCTCGGTGCGGGGACACGGCAGGCCGATGTCGCGGGGCTGCTGATGGCGGTGGCGATGCTCGCGATGGTGTCACCGGTGGGTTTCCCCGTGCCGGTGGCGGGCTGGCAGGCGCTGCTCGCCGTCACAGCCTGCTGGTTTCTCGCCGCCGCGCTGCGCGAGCGGGCCGGGCGCGGCGTGTGCCGGGGTTGCGACCTCCACCACGGGGTGAGCGCGGCGGCGATGGTGTACATGCTGGCCGCGATGCCGCACGGCGACGCGGGACACAGCGTGTGGCCGACGATGGTGGGCGAACCGGTGACCGGGACGTTCGTGCTGCCAGCCGTGGCGGCGGTGTTGGGGCTGTACTTCGCGGGCGACGTGGCGGCGACCGTGCGGCGTGTGGTGCGTGTCAGGCGTGGCGATACGAGACCGCCTGCGGGGGTGCTGTCCCGGTTCGGTTGCCGGGCCGTCATGAGCGCCGGGATGGCCCTGATGTTCGCCGCCGGGCTGGCGGGATGACCCCGGCATCGCGACCGACTCGCAGGGCCGTGGTGGCGGATGGGCAGGCGGGGGTCAGCTCGCGGGTGACCCGATCGCCTTCCCGGGAATCAGGTGGGCGGCAGAGCGCTGGGGTCGTACCGGCAGGCGGCGTTCCACAGCAGGAAAGAATCGATTCCCACGTCCTGT comes from Saccharomonospora xinjiangensis XJ-54 and encodes:
- a CDS encoding nitrate- and nitrite sensing domain-containing protein, with protein sequence MKVASDGQVPVGELLGEEARPRSGWRAALRWRDWNLPLKLGAVTLVPIVIAVVLGAITLGSRIGSADKYEEQNRLAEVSAATRVLLDAVQRERTLTAAALTDGEGLDAEDVRGAREEVDRARAPLTESLAETGDRLSAARAELDKQLAALGGIRDRAESGQLGAVEAVTEYRAVTAALLDVDTAVVSGIGADDGLGATADAMHDLLVAREEVSVHQALVAHGIAFGLAPSEFGAVRTADVRRADRLAEFSAAATEAQRALFDETVRGAAFDEYQRVVDAVLSSQDAGSELLASTDAGEWAETAAAVFTAMGTVTDRLGDQLTGGTGALADDAGTGVGMLAVALFVSFVLAAAVVFVIARQLLRSLKILRNTALEVAEHELPEAVQAIQEGHTDDTEINPVPISTRDEIGEVARAFDAVHSEALRLAAEQAGMRAGYASVFVNLSRRSQSLVQRQLQLIERLERDEEDADQLATLFQLDHLATRMRRNNENLMVLSGAEPARRSGQPVSATDVLRAAVSEIEQYQRVTVRTPPPVSVVGYAAGDLIRLVAELLDNATAFSAPETQVTVATRQLDDASLSIDILDKGIGMNEAEVAEANERLSEAGTIDRTTSRRMGLFVVGRLASRHGFGVELHGGKDIVGVRATVAVPAELVTDEQAPYPVADALAGGPANAAGAVRTPGTTVAEAGGGAVPERPLPAGTLDTPGGPLPRRRPGRSAAARSASPGGDGAAAQAVPGNEMAGSALFTPAGWDEAAEGGPTPPRQPAPGGVTAQAGDGAQADVVTPAWPSEAQAAEHARASEGLAAARRDRERGGDRSGEPLSGSKLFEANSTAVNDWWSAAVTETDSGVPTEEQRRARKAAVDNAETTPIFDEMVSAWFRKVTDAAGSGSPEESGNWEFAADRTWKTVQEVSQREAPSEFTEAGLPRRKRGERLLPGSATPGGGESAERSSGESQQRRPRDPADVLGRLSSFQQGVTRGRRHRREDAPGDGEQGEDQAVRPRRVRPGAAADEPSATETTDVVAGGAGLFTDNSRPSTDSPERAGEAPDGGPAGTRAPEHGAASWAFAVDERWRAVDEVSRAEPASYTASGLPRRRRGERLLPGSAAPEGQAEPRRRLPRDPADVRGRLASFQQGVRRGRHHTASETGNADGRLEGE
- a CDS encoding roadblock/LC7 domain-containing protein, yielding MTVADRSAPQQNQFGWLVNDFAERVPGVAHAVVVSADGLLLTSSNRLPLDRADQLAAVASGLVSLTQGAARCFEAGAVTETVVEMELGIMVLMSISDGSCLAVLAAPNCDIGQVAYEMTLLVERVGQLLTPELRAQLQGSSGPRIGEPVG
- a CDS encoding DUF742 domain-containing protein, which produces MAVEAFPLQPAEETGFVRPYALTGGRTKANHHLELETLISTRAAALLAVPDQIELQVIMEECRTPQSVAEIASRLRVPLGVARVLISDAADAGLVTVHRTVSGDEGAEAHLTLMERVLSGLRRL
- a CDS encoding GTP-binding protein gives rise to the protein MDSAGFKAPREAAPKTMTSAKIVVAGGFGAGKTTFVGSVSEIVPLTTEAMMTDASTGIDDLEATPNKATTTVAMDFGRVSLDKDLILYLFGTPGQQRFWFMWDDLVRGAIGAVVLADTRRLADSFAPVDFFEDRGLPYIVGVNTFDGVLQHDLNDVREALSIDPGIPIVRCDARDRESTKQTLITLVEYAMRQWIALRAANSAS
- the icmF gene encoding fused isobutyryl-CoA mutase/GTPase IcmF, which translates into the protein MTSELHRPAHPVRFVTAASLFDGHDASINIMRRILQSQGAEVVHLGHNRSVDEVVTAAISEDVQGVAISAYQGGHVEYFTYLVDLLRERGAGHIRVYGGGGGVIVREEIELLHSRGVARIFSPDDGLELGLPGMINLMIRECDVDLSTEQTGSVDALVAGDMPTLARTITRLQQGVLPEDWRAAIAEAAAARSVPVLGITGTGGSGKSSLTDELIRRFRLDQEDKLRIAVLAVDPTRRRGGGALLGDRIRMNSLTGDRVYFRSLATRGAGSEIPTGLDDAVLACKAAGYDLVVVETPGIGQGDAGIVDHVDHTLYVMTPEFGAASQLEKIDMLDFADVVAINKFERRGAEDARRDVARQMIRNREAFGASPEDMPVFGTSAAKFNDDGVTALYQHLRELLAENGLSVSAGVLPQVEGKVSTDTSVVIPGNRTRYLAEIADTVRRYHERTRRQVEAVRRRAQLEAARDALAEENASTGDLDRLLEKANAAIDADTTALLESYDELAEQYRGSELVFTVRDREIRTSLWRDTLSGSRIPRVALPRYTEPGELLSFLRREHLPGYFPFTAGVFPFKRDGEDPARMFAGEGDAFRTNRRFKYLSSDSEAKRLSTAFDSVTLYGWDPDTRPDIYGKVGTSGVSIATLADMKALYDGFDLTAPTTSVSMTINGPAPTILAFFLNTAIDQRMDAFRSEHGREPTEDEAAEIRAWTLRQVRGTVQADILKEDQGQNTCIFSTEFSLRMMSDIQEWFIANGVRNFYSVSISGYHIAEAGANPITQLAFTLANGFTYVESYLARGMHIDDFAPNLSFFFSNGMDAEYSVLGRVARRIWAVAMRDRYGANERSQKLKYHVQTSGRSLHAQEMSFNDIRTTLQALCALYDNANSLHTNAYDEAITTPTESSVRRALAIQMIINKEWGLSKNENPLQGSFIIDELTDLVEEAVLTEFERITERGGVLGAMETGYQRGKIQDESMLYERLKHDGSLPIVGVNMFRNPHPESDEVEVELARATEEEKQSQLRRLADFHDRHHDEAQRALERLREAAAGGENVFAVLMDAARVCSLGQITHAFFEVGGQYRRNV
- a CDS encoding TIGR03557 family F420-dependent LLM class oxidoreductase translates to MGDVQIGIAAALEQFSPRESVELAALAERHGFSGQMAADHFQPWVPAQGQASFVWSVLASLAENTTGDLGPGVTCPSFRQHPALVAQAAATLEATYPGRTWLGIGSGEALNEHVIGGYWPEAPERVRRMFEALDIIRKLFSGKDVKHSGEFFKLHTTRLWTLPDTPPPVYIASAGPYTSRKTGELADGLITPGASLDKLAGILDNFATGARKAGKDPDSMPKLLQVHLSWAATDEQAWRNALEQWPNGGMKFPKADIRSPFDFEQMAKLVRREDFEGRMVVSSDPDVHRAALQRYVDAGFTRIYVHNVGRNQKEWLEVFGREVLPKLRA
- a CDS encoding alpha/beta hydrolase, whose translation is MRLSFRARRAAQLALTANALHPLHGTHWGFPSFVTGWLTSELAPHLLALTLTDTAAHLALRGTRQADRAGLAAAALSVAGLGSLITSAQRARGVVEQALADALGPGYTGMLRPPPSPSDLATPWGQLVLPFRVRHPDVRTDRDIAYFQGGKRFLLDIHRPRRPGSGRPVLLQVHGGAWVSGNKGQQGVPLMLHMAARGWVCVAINYPLSPTARWPQHIVAAKRALAWVRKSIGDYGGDPSFVAATGGSAGGHLAALLALTPNDPAFQPGFEDADTHVQACVPHYGVYDFAATSGARASEDRLRYLLARYVVGTDPRLSLDDYVAASPLDRITRSAPPFFVIHGEHDTLVPVREAREFVRRLRDVSAQPVAYAEIPGAQHAFDLFPSIRSAHVVRGVQRFLDWVHAHR
- a CDS encoding DUF5134 domain-containing protein; translated protein: MGIPTAVAWGATAVFGVLLRPCLSRLVRLDYATLGAGTRQADVAGLLMAVAMLAMVSPVGFPVPVAGWQALLAVTACWFLAAALRERAGRGVCRGCDLHHGVSAAAMVYMLAAMPHGDAGHSVWPTMVGEPVTGTFVLPAVAAVLGLYFAGDVAATVRRVVRVRRGDTRPPAGVLSRFGCRAVMSAGMALMFAAGLAG